CCGGTGCTCAAGGCCATGGAGCGCATGGAGAACGAGCATCCAATTGAAGTAGTCGGCAAGAAATTAAGGGCAATGATGCCCTGGCTCAATCCTGATAAAGATTGAGCTCATATTTTTCTATTTTTGTCAGTAATAGGAAAATATTGTCGGTGGTGATTTCGATACGTTTTTATATTAGTAAATCAATACTTAATTA
The nucleotide sequence above comes from ANME-2 cluster archaeon. Encoded proteins:
- a CDS encoding ketol-acid reductoisomerase (catalyzes the formation of (R)-2,3-dihydroxy-3-methylbutanoate from (S)-2-hydroxy-2-methyl-3-oxobutanoate in valine and isoleucine biosynthesis), with protein sequence PVLKAMERMENEHPIEVVGKKLRAMMPWLNPDKD